One Loxodonta africana isolate mLoxAfr1 chromosome 15, mLoxAfr1.hap2, whole genome shotgun sequence genomic window carries:
- the ATP5MG gene encoding ATP synthase subunit g, mitochondrial yields MARFVRNLVEKTPAMVNAAVTYSKPRLATFWYYAKVELVPPTPAEIPTAIQSLKKIVHSAQTGRYKQLTVKEALLNGLVATEVWMWFYIGEIIGKRGIIGYDV; encoded by the exons ATGGCCCGGTTTGTCCGTAACCTGGTGGAGAAGACTCCGGCCATGGTGAACG ctGCTGTAACTTACTCGAAGCCTCGATTGGCCACATTTTGGTATTATGCCAAGGTGGAGCTGGTTCCTCCGACCCCTGCTGAGATCCCTACAGCTATTCAGAGCCTGAAAAAAATAGTCCACAGTGCTCAAACTGGTCGCTATAAACAGCTCACAGTTAAG gaagctctgctgaatggTTTGGTGGCCACTGAGGTGTGGATGTGGTTTTATATCGGCGAGATCATAGGCAAGCGTGGCATCATTGGCTATGATGTTTGA